The following are encoded in a window of Amphibacillus xylanus NBRC 15112 genomic DNA:
- a CDS encoding YlmH family RNA-binding protein: MGIYQHFRKDEAPFIDQVLSWKDQVEKQYITKYSDFLDPREQYIFQNIIGQDEQFKLVFFGGIPNAERKQAILAPFYEEIDSNSFPISVLTTKYPAKFVTIEHRDVLGAFLSLGLLRKKLGDLSIDPDQGIIQLIVSADISDFIIAQFNSIKNANVQFQPIPLSKAIDSKDEWSNHETTVSSLRLDVMIKHIYRFSRTQALELIKKGYVKVNFKTVEDPAFIVESGDMISCRGKGRSRFNDIITLTKKQNYRISYALLKS, translated from the coding sequence ATGGGAATTTATCAACACTTTCGTAAAGATGAAGCACCGTTTATTGATCAAGTATTAAGCTGGAAAGACCAAGTAGAGAAACAATATATTACAAAATATAGTGATTTCTTAGATCCAAGAGAGCAATATATTTTTCAAAATATTATTGGACAAGATGAACAGTTTAAGTTAGTCTTTTTTGGTGGTATTCCAAATGCTGAACGAAAACAAGCTATTTTAGCTCCTTTTTATGAAGAAATTGATAGTAATAGCTTTCCGATTAGTGTGCTAACAACGAAATACCCTGCAAAGTTTGTAACGATTGAACATCGAGATGTCTTGGGTGCTTTTTTATCATTAGGACTTCTGCGAAAGAAATTAGGGGATCTTTCAATTGATCCAGATCAAGGGATCATTCAACTCATTGTTAGTGCGGATATTAGTGACTTTATTATTGCGCAATTTAATTCAATTAAGAATGCTAATGTACAATTTCAGCCAATACCATTAAGTAAAGCGATCGATTCAAAAGATGAGTGGAGTAATCACGAAACAACTGTCAGTTCGCTACGGTTAGATGTGATGATTAAACATATTTACCGATTTTCTAGAACACAAGCGTTAGAATTGATAAAAAAAGGGTATGTTAAAGTAAATTTTAAAACTGTAGAAGATCCGGCATTCATTGTCGAATCTGGTGATATGATATCTTGTCGTGGTAAAGGTAGGAGTCGATTTAATGACATTATCACGTTAACAAAGAAGCAAAATTATCGAATTTCCTATGCTCTATTAAAAAGTTGA
- a CDS encoding DivIVA domain-containing protein — protein sequence MPLTPLDIHNKEFTRGLRGYDQDEVNDFLDQVIKDFEIVIREKKELQRQVEDLQEKLQHFNNIEETLNKSILIAQQTAEELKGNATKEAHLIVREAEKNADRIINEALEKARRIEIEVEELKKQGKVFRTRLKMLVEAQLELVENNDWDKLLQSDEITEQIQESD from the coding sequence GTGCCATTGACACCGTTAGATATTCATAATAAAGAGTTTACTAGAGGATTAAGAGGCTATGATCAAGATGAAGTAAATGATTTTCTAGATCAAGTGATTAAAGACTTTGAAATTGTAATTCGTGAAAAGAAAGAACTTCAGCGACAAGTTGAAGATTTACAAGAAAAATTACAACACTTCAATAATATTGAGGAAACTTTAAATAAATCTATTTTAATTGCTCAACAGACAGCAGAAGAATTAAAGGGTAATGCAACGAAAGAAGCACATTTAATTGTTCGTGAAGCAGAAAAAAACGCAGATCGAATTATTAATGAAGCATTAGAGAAGGCGCGTCGAATTGAAATTGAAGTTGAGGAATTGAAAAAGCAAGGTAAAGTATTCCGAACGAGATTAAAGATGCTTGTAGAGGCTCAATTGGAGTTAGTTGAGAATAATGATTGGGATAAGTTGTTACAATCTGATGAAATTACAGAGCAGATTCAAGAAAGTGATTAA